CGCCCTGACTGTCGCCGTGAGCATGGACAGACCATTGGGCATCGTCAAGCAGCAACGCCGCGGCCATCAGTCGGACCAGACTGTAGGCGAACCCACGCGCTCCGGCTTGCACGTAATCTCGTCCTTCGGCCAGTGCCACGGGAAGGTAGGCCCGCAAGCGGTTGGCCGCTTCGCGCGTCTGTGCCACGGCGTCGCTAAGCTCGCCCAACGTTACTCCGGCGGTCAGTTCGTCGATTTCGGCCAGAAACGGGCCGAGCGCATCAGACTTTTCGATCGCCCGCAGCGCGTCGAGGCTGAGCACATTGGTCGTTCCTTCCCAGATCGACAGGACCTGGGCATCGCGCAACAGTCGCGGCAAGCCTGTGTTCTCGACGTAGCCGGCGCCGCCAAATCCTTCGACCACTTCGCTGGCGCCGGCCACCGCTTGCTTGGCGGTATACAGCTTGGCCAGCGGCGTGAGCAGTCGCAAGACGGCCGATTCGTCCCTGGTGGCGGTGCCGCATTCCTCCTTGCCCAACAGCTCCAAGGCACGAAAACCCAACTGAAACCCGGCCTGGAAATCGACGGCCAAATCGGCCAGCGTTTCAACGTGCAACGGTTGGTCGATCAACTGCTTGCCGAAGACTTCGCGACGTTGGGCATAGTCGCGCGCCAAGGCCAGGGCGCGGCGCATTCCTGAAAGGGCGCCGATCACATTGTGTAGCCGGGTGATGTTCACCAATGTCGTAATATTGCGCACGCCATCACCGGGTGCGCCGAGCATTTTGGCCCTCGTTCCCTCCATGCTTAGTTCGGCAGTGGGGAGGCTGCGCGTGCCCAACTTGTCCTTTAAACGATGGATCAGGATGTTGTTCAGCGCGCCGGCCGAATCGCGTGTCTCTAAATAGAACAGCCCCAGACCGCGGCTGCCTGGTACGGTGTTGCCTCCCGCGTCCTCGACACGGGCGAGGGTCATCGTCATTTGCGCTGTCGTGGCCGATGTGAACCATTTGGCTCCGTAGAGACGAAACCAGGGGCCGCGCTCGTGCTGGGCGATTGTCTCGGTCCGGCCCACGTCGGAGCCGCCAGTGCGTTCGGTCATCCATTGCCCGCTGGTCCAGAATTGGTGTGGGTCGCGCGATATCAAATGGAAGTACGCGCCCGATCGCAATTCGTCATCCCCCATCACTTCGATCAATCGCGCGGCGCCGTCGGTCATGGCCAACGGACAGGAATAGGTGGCTGACGACGGATTGAACAGGTACAGCTTCGCGAACTGGTAGAGCCTAGAAAGGGGACCAAACTTGCGCTCGTAGCCGATGGCGATCAAACCCTCTTCGGCACTGACCCGATCGAGTTCCTGCCAACCGCGGGCAGTCTCGATGTGGTCGATCCGCCGACCCCACGGATCGAACTGCACCAGCTGCGGTTCGTGTGCGTGGGCATCCTCACCCATTGCCAGAATATCGCCCACCACCCGGACGCCGAATCGCTGCAGGTCGGGCTCGATTTCGGCCAGCTCGTCGGGCGGGATGTGCCGGGCCAGGTAGCGGCGCAGGACGTGATCGTCGTCGTACTGATTGCCAAGTGCTGGCGGATCTTGAAAGAATTCAGTCATGGCGAGTTATGCCTTGAATGCGGAGGCGTCCAATCGCTTCGAGCGAGGCGAGTACCAGGAGCTGTAGAGATGTGTCGATGGGTGCCGAGCGGTCTGCGAGTAAATATCCAGCGCGGCGCTTGATTCTATCGCTGCGCGGCGGCCTGCAACAAATCGTTCCGGCAAAAATGCTGGCTCTGTGCGGTCGCGGATAGGAGGTGTTTCGGGCGGCGCTGGCACCAGTTTTGCTGCTTTTTCCGGCCACACCCGGCGCCGCCCACAGTGGCCGGCCAATTGTGGGCTCGGCGGCCGTGAGCTACGTTCAAACAGGCACATGCCGGACGTGCAACTTGGGAAAATCCCGCAGAACTCGCCAGAAAGTGATGGGTAAGCCTGTGAGCGTGCCAAACCATGATCCGTCCGAAGGTCGTTCAGAGGCCGGCGGAACTTTCGAGAACCTCGGCCGTAAGTTAGACGAGCGGCCCGAGGTGCAGGCAGCCCAAGAGGCCCTGCGACATGCCCAGGAACAGCTCGAGCGCGCCAAGCAACAGTATCACGAAATCCGTGCCCAGGCCGTAGAGGGAATGAGCAAGCCCGAGGATCGCAAGGTCAGCGACCTGGTTGCCACGGCCCTGGAAATGGTGCGAAAGCACCCCGGACCGGGCGTACTGGCGGCCGTTGCCTTGGGCTGGTTTGCGGGACGTATTTTCCGGCGTTAGTTCATTCGACATCGCTCGCCCGTCGGCCTGCGAAACTGCCTGACTGTGGCGGACTTTTGTTGCCAAGAGGCTTTTCCCAATGTCCGGCTATCGCATAACCGATCGCGAGATTTTGCTCCGCAAGCGGAAATTGCGGGCCGAGATCGCGCGCTCGCGCCACGCGACACGAACAACCTTGGCGACCCTATCCGGCGAGCGTAGAAGGCTCACGTCCTGGCGGACCTATGTCCGCCGTTTCCCGGTGGCAACGCTGGGAGCGTCGTTCGGTGTCGGCATGTGGCTCGCAGCGGCCCGTCCGGGCGGAAAACTGCCGCGCAGCCTGGCGTCGACCGCGTTCCGCTGGGGATTCGCCGCCGTGCAATCGGGCGTCCTCAGTGATCTGAAGTCCCTCTGGATGGCTTACCAATCGCGTGGTGCAGGCCCCGGCGCCGACATGGATACGTAGAACGAATGGCTGACGACGAAGATTCGCTGTTTGGTCCGACGGTGGCCGAGGTAGGCCGCCTGCGGGACGAGCTGCGCGAGCATGTCGCCATGCGTTGGCAATTGGCACGACTGGAATTATCGGTTGCCTTCGCCGATCTAAAGCGGTTGGCAATCTGCCTGGCCGTGGCGGGTCTGCTGGCCCTGATCTCACTGCCTGTCGCCGTCGTGGCGGCGGCCGATGCCTTGGCCGGGCAGCTTGGCATCGACCGCACCGGGTGGCTGTTGATCTGGTTCGCCGGGCTGGTGGTCGCCGCGGTCGCCACGGGGTGGCTTGGCTGGCGACGATTCCGGCAACACTTCGTCGGACTCGAAGAGACGCTGGAAGTGCTCAGGGAAGACCAAGCGTGGGTCGAGTCGCTGACCGCACGCAGCAAACGATCTCCGTAGCAAATGACCGTCTTGGCCGTTGTCGCGCGTCGATCAGGCTCTTATTCGTAGCACGCGAAGAATTGCGACATGCGCCGCTTGAGCTGCCAGGAATGGCTACCGACCGGCATCAAGTTGCCAGAGCGGCCCGGTGGAATTAACCCACGCCGGGGCGGGCATCCATATCGCACATCGAGTCCATGCCCAGGCGCGTCTTCAACTCTTCGAATTGGCGGAAGTAGTTGTCGCTGGAAGAGTGAACGTGCTCGGCCTCGGTGATGAACTTCATCTGGTCGTCGCAATGGATCGAGCGGTCCTGGAAGACGTGCTCGAAACCGCGCAGATCCTCGCCGTAGACGATCAGCAGTTTGTGCTCGTCGAACTGAACTTCCTGCGGGGCGGCGGGGTTAAGCACCGCGATACCGACGCAGCCGTCGTTCAGCAACAGCTCTTCATAATCCCACAGGATGCTTTTCAGCACCGGCATGTCGATATGCTCGCGGTACAGGTCGACGTGCCCTCGCTGCTCGCGATTGTGGCTCGTCTCCAATACCACGTCGACCTCCGAGCCCAGCGGATCGAGGAGTTCCATGAACAACTCGAACAGCTCCTCACGCGAGGCGGATCCCATCAGCACGGGCACAGAGCAACGGCTGTCGGCGTCGTGATAGACGTCATGCCGAAAGCCTTGCCGTGGGACTACCTGCAAGTTGTAGGACGGGCGGATGGCATCGGTCAGCGTAAAGTCGCCATAGCGAGCAACGCCCAGGTGCGCCTCGAGCTCCGATTCGCTCAAGCGCTCGAAGCTGCTGGTGCCGGTTGACACCTCACCGTCGCGAAAGACGTTTCGGAATATGCGTTTCAAGAAGCCCATTGATCGAAAGGTCCCGAGTCAGTTGTGTGGGCAGTAATGCTTTGTGACACGGCCGGCGAATGACCGATCCTTAAGCAACCCTAGGTTACGCTCATGGCTCATATTCCCCAGAGGACGTCGAATGTCGGTCCGGGGGCTGTGTAGGTCGGCAGAAACGGTATGATCGGATTCCTCAGCACAACGCGCACCGACGAGCCGAGGGCCCCCTGTCGCTCGTACGGATTGCGCTTTCGGCCGGTTCGCGACAGCGCGATCGGCCGAAGAGTCTCGGAAGTTCCTCGAAGTTAGTCTAGCACTTGGCTCCGGTGGCGGAGCCCAACTGGTCAAACGGTACGGTGAAATTCGTCCCGCTGCCAAGAAAGAAATGCGCGTCACGAAAGGTTTGTCATCGGCGGAATCCTCGCAGGCGAAAATGCCGTCGCTTTCTG
This region of Pirellulales bacterium genomic DNA includes:
- a CDS encoding acyl-CoA dehydrogenase family protein, which codes for MTEFFQDPPALGNQYDDDHVLRRYLARHIPPDELAEIEPDLQRFGVRVVGDILAMGEDAHAHEPQLVQFDPWGRRIDHIETARGWQELDRVSAEEGLIAIGYERKFGPLSRLYQFAKLYLFNPSSATYSCPLAMTDGAARLIEVMGDDELRSGAYFHLISRDPHQFWTSGQWMTERTGGSDVGRTETIAQHERGPWFRLYGAKWFTSATTAQMTMTLARVEDAGGNTVPGSRGLGLFYLETRDSAGALNNILIHRLKDKLGTRSLPTAELSMEGTRAKMLGAPGDGVRNITTLVNITRLHNVIGALSGMRRALALARDYAQRREVFGKQLIDQPLHVETLADLAVDFQAGFQLGFRALELLGKEECGTATRDESAVLRLLTPLAKLYTAKQAVAGASEVVEGFGGAGYVENTGLPRLLRDAQVLSIWEGTTNVLSLDALRAIEKSDALGPFLAEIDELTAGVTLGELSDAVAQTREAANRLRAYLPVALAEGRDYVQAGARGFAYSLVRLMAAALLLDDAQWSVHAHGDSQGVVVAQRWCQRQLAPLVAANLDWRAQSDALARGIPLRERSPASARPSM
- a CDS encoding phage holin family protein encodes the protein MADDEDSLFGPTVAEVGRLRDELREHVAMRWQLARLELSVAFADLKRLAICLAVAGLLALISLPVAVVAAADALAGQLGIDRTGWLLIWFAGLVVAAVATGWLGWRRFRQHFVGLEETLEVLREDQAWVESLTARSKRSP